One segment of Neodiprion fabricii isolate iyNeoFabr1 chromosome 1, iyNeoFabr1.1, whole genome shotgun sequence DNA contains the following:
- the LOC124180650 gene encoding uncharacterized protein LOC124180650 codes for MANTEEKENDDKTNNLEDAAESKDQEEKATVHHDFGKRWHNFRMLDPSSAILRGSWAMTHPRFKPRSRGNQGAPCSVVAIVFGQLFEPKDWTKYMVDSVLEFGDKLFLMSATRNRVLPGVYMTVNLVYPEFFVGDYKCTICTEGSSVYGNLFSESVGCPDFTDGLQRFFKTNDAGVVTTQGISVAMWRNRGSGFLQFDPSERGEDGRKLRSGTACLMYFKCMNDMRELFLSNTEKKFDSRYCIAKITILRVTPIQRCGFDSLGSGECVAQISGMVPNNKVLKAINPLEVEDGKPGCATAGPQNSKPAVSADMKVQKEPLSITISNYSIGEKFAAEPLFDRNNFDTGYEYYDMHVNVPSTFKELPGDMAILHGWTHEGFDIYKGKGAQNVTNCVMAIGMKKVHAVRSWLRPRLDEILALGDSVYAEVKVEKPSIKSMTASDMNDTKFKIENKRLIVDVDLVTVVGTISSKIPSVLNLRQALEEFFLVNTEGVLECTSMAVAVWTQEDYYYTFDPRQCGPLGVRIAEEKGKGGKGGKGKAAVGSSEKKIIGKCCVIRFPNLDSLVGLFLKNIDPAKKNDRFTLRHVIVVEDLPGLRAWNDFAPGGLGKWVLQGSITNEDESLEEESAGRQGLAIPVVALVNAKETPPAKWTMDTVDEAIRDGDAYYNWCQELIQSDDEDRKFLVTDLRKDFYMKNRKIRVEYEDCTIVGNLKAPENGDQLNLMRGITQFFNTQQYGVVQVKDLNVAVWKYEEELKDKSKETSYYYFDSNARGKMGQRNFEGEESEPASCVIRTLELPLLAKYVEENINPDAEGVTDEFMIHGIKVVSIGQPMTEDEMEKDKQTPMKPDLNQYTAVGDTGACLNGSINQGNEVMFKHQTRNKQQAGTALVTLAMTKLYNPHLWYREVVDEVLKIGNKLTFESLENLPEPEEEEETPRDYLHTNEVNDEFYIGVNHISIGLDEETVTGKPSELAKSLEEFFEEQTHGVFNCGTVIMPVWKEGNVFFTMDPKGRDNRGEPKEKDGTAAVMWFMNIAALASSIQSSIEKSDEDFTIDSVTVDNEYETRVAEGDRLQRTTSTEELWHNFPKLSEGVWGFSGTVTMSDEKFKEENRDNQSAAVAVMAVVFSKVYQPRFWKPQVLDEVIITGDKLHSKCTERLGRDGSQKVNEVITEFFLSNRRIDITVKDCVQAGDLAGKPPKMQNLQAGIDKFFDGNDSGVISSRGTNIAVWKFKDFYYSVIPNSSDGGDISGVPRVLRFSNTRLLVENLLSSLGSEGDYEISGVDIVDWNRLPPWKFDPSLGVRPANLPPLNAYQRMTGARAILRGTTHQGSEIFPVAIRNRQTAANCVVALGLSVIKSPITWTKKSLDEILVVGSNVHKETTKARPTRTKIKPEDVIRVFYVGVNILTADVEGGTLTGQVAPEPPKPEEKGKGKGKKTAKPKKDKGGKQGKKGVTKREPPPPPPTVMLEEGLPKFFEKNRAGVLMAGRYMVAIWIDLGVYFIYDPRSRDEHGLQADPGTACVMWFACIEPLYDVIIANLDEKEKYGGYSIARVIIKTTLIKPLPCPAGFRPVQDCTAPPIPVSPLKKLTTLDVETLSEYLYVDEELSVLRGIGHLNDRSFAVTTRGLQSTAVAAVAIVVGLLHVPSTWTPDLLGAIMVYGDQLHADSVRVFRPGARVLSPSELLTVFIVGDFRANINIHHHTVAGLLYVYDLTEGLTLFFRNNCSGILHLPNVAVAVMQHYGKFYLVEPFSRDEAGRATPDGQSCVIKCETISRMAKIFVSNCNYKKPTVYTINAVNVLSLHFFSDAKNECPPPCVK; via the coding sequence ATGGCAAAcacggaagaaaaagaaaatgatgataaaacTAATAACCTCGAAGATGCTGCAGAATCAAAAGATCAAGAAGAAAAGGCAACAGTTCATCATGACTTTGGCAAACGTTGGCATAACTTCCGAATGTTAGATCCATCTTCTGCTATTCTTCGAGGATCGTGGGCGATGACTCATCCACGGTTCAAGCCAAGGAGTCGTGGAAATCAAGGAGCTCCGTGTTCTGTGGTGGCCATTGTGTTTGGACAATTGTTCGAGCCGAAGGACTGGACGAAATACATGGTCGACAGCGTCCTTGAGTTTGGTGACAAATTGTTCCTGATGAGCGCAACCAGGAACCGTGTTCTCCCGGGAGTGTACATGACCGTGAATCTTGTATATCCGGAGTTTTTCGTCGGTGATTACAAGTGTACAATTTGTACGGAGGGCAGCAGCGTATACGGTAACCTCTTCAGCGAAAGCGTGGGCTGCCCGGACTTCACCGACGGCCTGCAGCGATTCTTCAAGACTAACGACGCCGGCGTGGTAACGACGCAAGGTATTTCGGTGGCAATGTGGCGTAATCGAGGCTCCGGGTTCCTCCAGTTCGATCCTTCAGAGCGAGGAGAAGACGGGAGGAAGCTTAGATCGGGTACCGCATGCCTGATGTACTTCAAGTGTATGAACGACATGCGTGAACTTTTCCTGAGCAACACGGAGAAGAAGTTTGACTCCCGTTACTGCATCGCCAAGATAACAATCCTTCGAGTTACGCCCATCCAGAGATGTGGCTTCGATTCGTTGGGTAGCGGTGAATGCGTCGCACAGATCTCGGGTATGGTACCCAACAACAAAGTGCTGAAAGCGATCAACCCCCTCGAGGTAGAAGACGGGAAACCAGGCTGTGCGACGGCCGGTCCTCAGAACTCTAAGCCAGCGGTATCTGCAGATATGAAAGTGCAAAAGGAGCCGCTCTCGATTACGATATCAAACTACAGTATAGGAGAGAAATTCGCAGCCGAGCCTCTCTTTGACCGTAATAACTTCGACACCGGTTACGAGTACTACGATATGCACGTCAACGTGCCGTCAACGTTTAAGGAGCTGCCAGGGGATATGGCCATACTGCACGGCTGGACACATGAAGGGTTCGACATCTACAAAGGCAAGGGGGCCCAGAACGTCACGAATTGCGTCATGGCGATCGGAATGAAGAAGGTACACGCGGTCAGGTCGTGGCTGAGGCCAAGACTGGACGAGATTCTTGCCCTGGGCGACAGTGTTTACGCTGAAGTAAAGGTGGAGAAACCGAGCATAAAGTCAATGACTGCGAGTGACATGAACGATACGAAGTTCAAGATCGAGAACAAGAGGCTGATCGTTGATGTGGACCTTGTGACCGTGGTCGGAACGATCAGCTCGAAGATTCCCTCAGTTTTGAACCTCAGACAGGCCTTGGAAGAATTTTTCCTCGTAAATACAGAAGGCGTGTTGGAGTGCACGTCAATGGCTGTCGCAGTGTGGACTCAGGAGGATTACTACTACACATTTGACCCTCGACAATGCGGGCCACTAGGGGTACGCATTGCGGAGGAGAAGGGAAAGGGTGGAAAGGGAGGTAAGGGTAAGGCTGCGGTAGGTTCGAgcgaaaaaaagataattgGAAAGTGCTGTGTGATACGATTTCCGAATCTTGACTCCCTGGTCGGTCTGTTTCTGAAGAACATTGACCCAGCTAAAAAGAACGATCGGTTTACGTTGCGGCACGTAATCGTGGTTGAGGATCTGCCCGGTCTGCGTGCGTGGAACGACTTTGCACCTGGGGGACTCGGAAAGTGGGTGCTGCAGGGATCAATCACCAACGAAGACGAGTCCCTGGAGGAGGAGAGCGCTGGTCGACAAGGCCTGGCGATTCCAGTTGTCGCGTTAGTCAACGCTAAGGAAACTCCGCCTGCAAAGTGGACAATGGACACGGTTGACGAAGCGATACGCGATGGCGATGCCTACTATAACTGGTGCCAGGAGCTCATACAGTCCGATGACGAGGACAGGAAGTTCCTCGTCACCGATCTCCGGAAGGATTTTTACATGAAAAACAGGAAGATCAGGGTGGAGTACGAGGACTGTACAATCGTTGGCAATCTAAAGGCTCCAGAGAATGGCGACCAGCTGAATCTCATGCGAGGAATAACGCAATTCTTCAATACCCAACAATACGGCGTAGTTCAGGTGAAGGACCTGAATGTCGCTGTATGGAAGTACGAAGAAGAGCTGAAAGATAAATCCAAGGAAACTTCGTACTACTACTTTGATTCGAACGCTAGGGGTAAGATGGGCCAGCGAAATTTCGAGGGTGAAGAAAGTGAGCCTGCATCTTGCGTGATACGCACCCTAGAATTACCTCTGCTGGCCAAGTATGTCGAGGAAAATATTAACCCAGACGCTGAAGGAGTCACCGACGAGTTCATGATACACGGCATAAAAGTTGTTTCGATAGGGCAACCTATGACCGAAGACGAGATGGAGAAGGATAAGCAAACTCCAATGAAGCCGGATCTAAATCAGTACACGGCTGTGGGTGACACGGGTGCTTGTCTGAACGGAAGCATTAACCAGGGTAACGAAGTAATGTTTAAGCACCAGACGCGTAACAAACAACAAGCAGGAACGGCTCTGGTCACGCTGGCGATGACAAAATTGTATAACCCGCATCTGTGGTACAGAGAAGTAGTGGACGAGGTACTTAAGATTGGTAACAAGTTGACCTTCGAAAGTCTGGAGAACCTTCCAGAGCccgaagaggaggaggaaacgCCTCGAGACTACCTCCACACGAACGAGGTGAACGACGAGTTCTACATTGGTGTTAATCACATAAGCATAGGCTTAGACGAGGAAACTGTGACGGGGAAACCATCTGAATTAGCCAAGTCCTTGGAGGAATTTTTCGAGGAACAGACGCACGGTGTTTTTAATTGCGGTACGGTGATAATGCCCGTTTGGAAGGAGGGGAATGTCTTCTTCACGATGGATCCAAAGGGGAGGGACAATCGCGGCGAGCCTAAGGAGAAGGATGGTACGGCCGCTGTAATGTGGTTCATGAACATCGCAGCCCTGGCCAGTAGCATACAATCATCGATAGAAAAATCCGACGAAGACTTCACGATTGACAGCGTCACCGTCGATAACGAGTACGAGACTCGAGTGGCGGAGGGAGACCGTCTGCAGAGGACAACTTCGACCGAAGAACTATGGCACAACTTTCCGAAGTTGTCGGAAGGTGTTTGGGGCTTCTCGGGTACGGTGACGATGAGCGATGAGAAATTCAAAGAAGAAAATCGGGACAATCAGTCAGCTGCTGTCGCAGTGATGGCCGTGGTATTCTCTAAGGTCTATCAACCCCGATTTTGGAAGCCCCAGGTTCTCGACGAGGTGATTATCACCGGGGATAAGTTGCATTCAAAGTGCACGGAGAGGCTGGGCCGGGACGGAAGTCAGAAGGTGAACGAAGTAATCACAGAATTCTTCCTATCGAATCGACGGATTGACATCACTGTCAAGGACTGCGTTCAGGCCGGCGATCTTGCCGGGAAACcaccaaaaatgcaaaaccTCCAGGCTGGAATCGACAAATTCTTCGACGGAAATGATTCCGGGGTGATTTCATCCCGTGGGACCAATATAGCGGTATGGAAGTTCAAAGACTTTTACTACTCTGTAATTCCAAATTCTTCAGATGGCGGAGATATTTCCGGTGTGCCGCGAGTCCTCCGATTTTCAAACACCCGACTGCTAGTGGAGAACTTGCTATCAAGCCTGGGCAGCGAGGGAGACTACGAAATAAGCGGGGTCGATATCGTCGACTGGAACAGACTTCCACCCTGGAAATTTGACCCCAGTCTCGGCGTTCGTCCCGCGAATTTACCACCGTTGAATGCCTACCAACGGATGACCGGCGCACGTGCCATATTACGCGGTACGACACACCAGGGTTCCGAAATATTCCCAGTCGCCATACGGAACAGACAGACCGCCGCGAACTGCGTCGTGGCCCTGGGCCTATCGGTGATAAAGAGCCCGATAACGTGGACGAAGAAATCACTCGACGAAATTCTGGTGGTGGGCAGCAACGTGCACAAGGAAACTACGAAGGCTAGACCAACGCGGACGAAGATCAAGCCGGAAGATGTGATCAGGGTCTTTTACGTCGGTGTGAACATCCTCACGGCTGACGTAGAGGGCGGTACGCTGACCGGGCAGGTTGCACCAGAGCCGCCAAAGCCCGAGGAGAAGGGTAAGGGCAAGGGCAAGAAGACAGCAAAACCGAAGAAAGACAAGGGCGGAAAGCAAGGCAAGAAAGGAGTTACGAAACGGGAACCACCGCCTCCACCACCGACAGTAATGCTCGAAGAAGGGCTACCGaagttcttcgaaaaaaatcgtgcCGGTGTGCTGATGGCCGGAAGATACATGGTCGCGATCTGGATAGATCTGGGGGTGTACTTCATCTATGATCCGAGATCGAGAGACGAGCATGGACTGCAGGCAGATCCCGGAACTGCCTGCGTAATGTGGTTCGCCTGCATCGAGCCCCTCTACGACGTTATAATCGCAAATCTCGACGAGAAGGAGAAGTACGGGGGGTACTCGATCGCCAGGGTGATCATCAAGACGACCCTAATCAAGCCGTTGCCGTGCCCGGCTGGTTTCCGTCCAGTTCAAGATTGCACCGCTCCGCCGATCCCCGTTTCCCCATTAAAGAAGCTGACGACTCTGGACGTGGAGACTCTTTCGGAATACCTTTACGTCGACGAGGAACTGAGTGTTCTCAGGGGGATTGGTCATCTCAACGATCGCAGCTTCGCAGTGACGACTCGAGGACTTCAGAGCACCGCggtcgccgcggtcgcgattGTCGTCGGATTGCTTCACGTACCCTCGACTTGGACACCGGATTTGCTCGGCGCAATAATGGTGTACGGGGACCAGCTTCACGCCGACAGTGTCCGCGTCTTCAGACCCGGCGCTCGCGTACTCTCGCCGAGTGAACTGCTCACTGTGTTCATCGTCGGTGATTTTCGAGCCAACATAAACATCCACCATCACACAGTGGCCGGCCTACTCTATGTCTACGACCTTACCGAGGGACTGACCCTCTTTTTTAGGAACAATTGTTCCGGCATACTGCATCTCCCGAATGTGGCTGTCGCCGTGATGCAACACTATGGAAAGTTCTACCTCGTCGAGCCGTTCTCCAGGGACGAAGCCGGCAGAGCAACCCCGGATGGGCAATCGTGTGTTATTAAGTGCGAAACAATATCGAGGATGGCTAAAATATTTGTATCCAATTGCAACTACAAAAAACCCACTGTTTACACTATCAATGCTGTTAATGTACTCAGCCTGCACTTTTTCTCAGACGCCAAAAACGAATGTCCGCCACCATGTGTTAAATAA